The Pan troglodytes isolate AG18354 chromosome 1, NHGRI_mPanTro3-v2.0_pri, whole genome shotgun sequence genome includes a region encoding these proteins:
- the APH1A gene encoding gamma-secretase subunit APH-1A, giving the protein MGAAVFFGCTFVAFGPAFALFLITVAGDPLRVIILVAGAFFWLVSLLLASVVWFILVHVTDRSDARLQYGLLIFGAAVSVLLQEVFRFAYYKLLKKADEGLASLSEDGRSPISIRQMAYVSGLSFGIISGVFSVINILADALGPGVVGIHGDSPYYFLTSAFLTAAIILLHTFWGVVFFDACERRRYWALGLVVGSHLLTSGLTFLNPWYEASLLPIYAVTVSMGLWAFITAGGSLRSIQRSLLCKD; this is encoded by the exons ATGGGGGCTGCGGTGTTTTTCGGCTGCACTTTCGTCGCGTTCGGCCCGGCCTTCGCGCTTTTCTTGATCACTGTGGCTGGGGACCCGCTTCGCGTTATCATCCTGGTCGCAGG GGCATTTTTCTGGCTGGTCTCCCTGCTCCTGGCCTCTGTGGTCTGGTTCATCTTGGTCCATGTGACCGACCGGTCAGATGCCCGGCTCCAGTACGGCCTCCTGATTTTTGGTGCTGCTGTCTCTGTCCTTCTACAGGAGGTGTTCCGCTTTGCCTACTACAAGCTACTTAA gaagGCAGATGAGGGGTTAGCATCGCTGAGTGAGGACGGAAGATCACCCATCTCCATCCGCCAGATGGCCTATG TTTCTGGTCTCTCCTTCGGTATCATCAGTGGTGTCTTCTCTGTTATCAATATTTTGGCTGATGcacttgggccaggtgtggttggGATCCATGGAGACTCACCCTAttacttcctgacttcag CCTTTCTGACAGCAGCCATTATCCTGCTCCATACCTTTTGGGGAGTTGTGTTCTTTGATGCCTGTGAGAGGAGACGGTACTGGGCTTTGGGCCTGGTGGTTGGGAGTCACCTACTGACATCAGGACTG ACATTCCTGAACCCCTGGTATGAGGCCAGCCTGCTGCCCATCTATGCAGTCACTGTTTCCATGGGGCTCTGGGCCTTCATCACAGCTGGAGGGTCCCTCCGAAGTATTCAGCGCAGCCTCTTGTGTAAGGACTGA
- the APH1A gene encoding gamma-secretase subunit APH-1A isoform X1: MGAAVFFGCTFVAFGPAFALFLITVAGDPLRVIILVAGAFFWLVSLLLASVVWFILVHVTDRSDARLQYGLLIFGAAVSVLLQEVFRFAYYKLLKKADEGLASLSEDGRSPISIRQMAYVSGLSFGIISGVFSVINILADALGPGVVGIHGDSPYYFLTSAFLTAAIILLHTFWGVVFFDACERRRYWALGLVVGSHLLTSGLTFLNPWYEASLLPIYAVTVSMGLWAFITAGGSLRSIQRSLLCRRQEDSRVMVYSALRIPPED; this comes from the exons ATGGGGGCTGCGGTGTTTTTCGGCTGCACTTTCGTCGCGTTCGGCCCGGCCTTCGCGCTTTTCTTGATCACTGTGGCTGGGGACCCGCTTCGCGTTATCATCCTGGTCGCAGG GGCATTTTTCTGGCTGGTCTCCCTGCTCCTGGCCTCTGTGGTCTGGTTCATCTTGGTCCATGTGACCGACCGGTCAGATGCCCGGCTCCAGTACGGCCTCCTGATTTTTGGTGCTGCTGTCTCTGTCCTTCTACAGGAGGTGTTCCGCTTTGCCTACTACAAGCTACTTAA gaagGCAGATGAGGGGTTAGCATCGCTGAGTGAGGACGGAAGATCACCCATCTCCATCCGCCAGATGGCCTATG TTTCTGGTCTCTCCTTCGGTATCATCAGTGGTGTCTTCTCTGTTATCAATATTTTGGCTGATGcacttgggccaggtgtggttggGATCCATGGAGACTCACCCTAttacttcctgacttcag CCTTTCTGACAGCAGCCATTATCCTGCTCCATACCTTTTGGGGAGTTGTGTTCTTTGATGCCTGTGAGAGGAGACGGTACTGGGCTTTGGGCCTGGTGGTTGGGAGTCACCTACTGACATCAGGACTG ACATTCCTGAACCCCTGGTATGAGGCCAGCCTGCTGCCCATCTATGCAGTCACTGTTTCCATGGGGCTCTGGGCCTTCATCACAGCTGGAGGGTCCCTCCGAAGTATTCAGCGCAGCCTCTTGT GCCGACGGCAGGAGGACAGTCGGGTGATGGTGTATTCTGCCCTGCGCATCCCACCCGAGGACTGA
- the CA14 gene encoding carbonic anhydrase 14 isoform X4, with product MLFSALLLEVIWILAADGGQHWMYEGPHGQDHWPASYPECGNNAQSPIDIQTDSVTFDPDLPALQPHGYDQPGTEPLDLHNNGHTVQLSLPSTLYLGGLPRKYVAAQLHLHWGQKGSPGGSEHQINSEATVAELHIVHYDSDSYDSLSEAAEKPQGLAVLGILIEVGETKNIAYEHILSHLHEVRHKDQKTSVPPFNLRELLPPQLGQYFRYNGSLTTPPCYQSVLWTVFYRRSQISTEQLEKLQGTLFSTEEEPSKLLVQNYRALQPLNQRMVFASFIQGSSYTTGRRGWKTERVWSSLQHKPRLRHKFLLRYHGCG from the exons GTCAACACTGGATGTATGAGG GCCCACATGGTCAGGACCATTGGCCAGCCTCTTACCCCGAGTGTGGAAACAATGCCCAGTCACCCATCGATATTCAGACAGACAGTGTGACATTTGACCCTGATTTGCCTGCTCTGCAGCCCCACGGATATGACCAGCCTGGCACCGAGCCTTTGGACCTGCACAACAATGGCCACACAG TGCAACTCTCTCTGCCTTCTACCCTGTATCTGGGTGGACTTCCCCGAAAATATGTAGCTGCCCAGCTCCACCTGCACTGGGGTCAGAAAGGATCCCCAGGGGGGTCAGAACACCAGATCAACAGTGAAGCCACAGTTGCAGAG CTCCACATTGTACATTATGACTCTGATTCCTATGACAGCTTGAGTGAGGCTGCTGAGAAGCCTCAGGGCCTGGCTGTCCTGGGCATCCTAATTGAG GTGGGTGAGACTAAGAATATAGCTTATGAACACATTCTGAGTCACTTGCATGAAGTCAGGCATAAAG ATCAGAAGACCTCAGTGCCTCCCTTCAACCTAAGAGAGCTGCTCCCCCCACAGCTGGGGCAGTACTTCCGCTACAATGGCTCGCTCACAACTCCCCCTTGCTACCAGAGTGTGCTCTGGACAGTTTTTTATAGAAGGTCCCAGATTTCAACGGAACAG CTGGAAAAGCTTCAGGGGACATTGTTCTCCACAGAAGAGGAGCCCTCTAAGCTTCTGGTACAGAACTACCGAGCCCTTCAGCCTCTCAATCAGCGCATGGTCTTTGCTTCTTTCATCCAAG GATCCTCGTATACCACAG GAAGAAGAGGCTGGAAAACCGAAAGAGTGTGGTCTTCACTTCAGCACAAGCCACGACTGAGGCATAAATTCCTTCTCAGATACCATGGATGTGGATGA
- the CA14 gene encoding carbonic anhydrase 14 isoform X3: MLFSALLLEVIWILAADGGQHWMYEGPHGQDHWPASYPECGNNAQSPIDIQTDSVTFDPDLPALQPHGYDQPGTEPLDLHNNGHTVQLSLPSTLYLGGLPRKYVAAQLHLHWGQKGSPGGSEHQINSEATVAELHIVHYDSDSYDSLSEAAEKPQGLAVLGILIEVGETKNIAYEHILSHLHEVRHKDQKTSVPPFNLRELLPPQLGQYFRYNGSLTTPPCYQSVLWTVFYRRSQISTEQLEKLQGTLFSTEEEPSKLLVQNYRALQPLNQRMVFASFIQAGSSYTTGRRGWKTERVWSSLQHKPRLRHKFLLRYHGCG; this comes from the exons GTCAACACTGGATGTATGAGG GCCCACATGGTCAGGACCATTGGCCAGCCTCTTACCCCGAGTGTGGAAACAATGCCCAGTCACCCATCGATATTCAGACAGACAGTGTGACATTTGACCCTGATTTGCCTGCTCTGCAGCCCCACGGATATGACCAGCCTGGCACCGAGCCTTTGGACCTGCACAACAATGGCCACACAG TGCAACTCTCTCTGCCTTCTACCCTGTATCTGGGTGGACTTCCCCGAAAATATGTAGCTGCCCAGCTCCACCTGCACTGGGGTCAGAAAGGATCCCCAGGGGGGTCAGAACACCAGATCAACAGTGAAGCCACAGTTGCAGAG CTCCACATTGTACATTATGACTCTGATTCCTATGACAGCTTGAGTGAGGCTGCTGAGAAGCCTCAGGGCCTGGCTGTCCTGGGCATCCTAATTGAG GTGGGTGAGACTAAGAATATAGCTTATGAACACATTCTGAGTCACTTGCATGAAGTCAGGCATAAAG ATCAGAAGACCTCAGTGCCTCCCTTCAACCTAAGAGAGCTGCTCCCCCCACAGCTGGGGCAGTACTTCCGCTACAATGGCTCGCTCACAACTCCCCCTTGCTACCAGAGTGTGCTCTGGACAGTTTTTTATAGAAGGTCCCAGATTTCAACGGAACAG CTGGAAAAGCTTCAGGGGACATTGTTCTCCACAGAAGAGGAGCCCTCTAAGCTTCTGGTACAGAACTACCGAGCCCTTCAGCCTCTCAATCAGCGCATGGTCTTTGCTTCTTTCATCCAAG CAGGATCCTCGTATACCACAG GAAGAAGAGGCTGGAAAACCGAAAGAGTGTGGTCTTCACTTCAGCACAAGCCACGACTGAGGCATAAATTCCTTCTCAGATACCATGGATGTGGATGA
- the CA14 gene encoding carbonic anhydrase 14 isoform X5 gives MGVNTGCMRPHGYDQPGTEPLDLHNNGHTVQLSLPSTLYLGGLPRKYVAAQLHLHWGQKGSPGGSEHQINSEATVAELHIVHYDSDSYDSLSEAAEKPQGLAVLGILIEVGETKNIAYEHILSHLHEVRHKDQKTSVPPFNLRELLPPQLGQYFRYNGSLTTPPCYQSVLWTVFYRRSQISTEQLEKLQGTLFSTEEEPSKLLVQNYRALQPLNQRMVFASFIQAGSSYTTGEMLSLGVGILVGCLCLLLAVYFIARKIRKKRLENRKSVVFTSAQATTEA, from the exons GTCAACACTGGATGTATGAGG CCCCACGGATATGACCAGCCTGGCACCGAGCCTTTGGACCTGCACAACAATGGCCACACAG TGCAACTCTCTCTGCCTTCTACCCTGTATCTGGGTGGACTTCCCCGAAAATATGTAGCTGCCCAGCTCCACCTGCACTGGGGTCAGAAAGGATCCCCAGGGGGGTCAGAACACCAGATCAACAGTGAAGCCACAGTTGCAGAG CTCCACATTGTACATTATGACTCTGATTCCTATGACAGCTTGAGTGAGGCTGCTGAGAAGCCTCAGGGCCTGGCTGTCCTGGGCATCCTAATTGAG GTGGGTGAGACTAAGAATATAGCTTATGAACACATTCTGAGTCACTTGCATGAAGTCAGGCATAAAG ATCAGAAGACCTCAGTGCCTCCCTTCAACCTAAGAGAGCTGCTCCCCCCACAGCTGGGGCAGTACTTCCGCTACAATGGCTCGCTCACAACTCCCCCTTGCTACCAGAGTGTGCTCTGGACAGTTTTTTATAGAAGGTCCCAGATTTCAACGGAACAG CTGGAAAAGCTTCAGGGGACATTGTTCTCCACAGAAGAGGAGCCCTCTAAGCTTCTGGTACAGAACTACCGAGCCCTTCAGCCTCTCAATCAGCGCATGGTCTTTGCTTCTTTCATCCAAG CAGGATCCTCGTATACCACAG GTGAAATGCTGAGTCTAGGTGTAGGAATCTTGGTTGGCTGTCTCTGCCTTCTCCTGGCTGTTTATTTCATTGCTAGAAAGATTCG GAAGAAGAGGCTGGAAAACCGAAAGAGTGTGGTCTTCACTTCAGCACAAGCCACGACTGAGGCATAA
- the CA14 gene encoding carbonic anhydrase 14 isoform X1: MLFSALLLEVIWILAADGGQHWMYEGPHGQDHWPASYPECGNNAQSPIDIQTDSVTFDPDLPALQPHGYDQPGTEPLDLHNNGHTVQLSLPSTLYLGGLPRKYVAAQLHLHWGQKGSPGGSEHQINSEATVAELHIVHYDSDSYDSLSEAAEKPQGLAVLGILIEVGETKNIAYEHILSHLHEVRHKDQKTSVPPFNLRELLPPQLGQYFRYNGSLTTPPCYQSVLWTVFYRRSQISTEQLEKLQGTLFSTEEEPSKLLVQNYRALQPLNQRMVFASFIQAGSSYTTGEMLSLGVGILVGCLCLLLAVYFIARKIRKKRLENRKSVVFTSAQATTEA; the protein is encoded by the exons GTCAACACTGGATGTATGAGG GCCCACATGGTCAGGACCATTGGCCAGCCTCTTACCCCGAGTGTGGAAACAATGCCCAGTCACCCATCGATATTCAGACAGACAGTGTGACATTTGACCCTGATTTGCCTGCTCTGCAGCCCCACGGATATGACCAGCCTGGCACCGAGCCTTTGGACCTGCACAACAATGGCCACACAG TGCAACTCTCTCTGCCTTCTACCCTGTATCTGGGTGGACTTCCCCGAAAATATGTAGCTGCCCAGCTCCACCTGCACTGGGGTCAGAAAGGATCCCCAGGGGGGTCAGAACACCAGATCAACAGTGAAGCCACAGTTGCAGAG CTCCACATTGTACATTATGACTCTGATTCCTATGACAGCTTGAGTGAGGCTGCTGAGAAGCCTCAGGGCCTGGCTGTCCTGGGCATCCTAATTGAG GTGGGTGAGACTAAGAATATAGCTTATGAACACATTCTGAGTCACTTGCATGAAGTCAGGCATAAAG ATCAGAAGACCTCAGTGCCTCCCTTCAACCTAAGAGAGCTGCTCCCCCCACAGCTGGGGCAGTACTTCCGCTACAATGGCTCGCTCACAACTCCCCCTTGCTACCAGAGTGTGCTCTGGACAGTTTTTTATAGAAGGTCCCAGATTTCAACGGAACAG CTGGAAAAGCTTCAGGGGACATTGTTCTCCACAGAAGAGGAGCCCTCTAAGCTTCTGGTACAGAACTACCGAGCCCTTCAGCCTCTCAATCAGCGCATGGTCTTTGCTTCTTTCATCCAAG CAGGATCCTCGTATACCACAG GTGAAATGCTGAGTCTAGGTGTAGGAATCTTGGTTGGCTGTCTCTGCCTTCTCCTGGCTGTTTATTTCATTGCTAGAAAGATTCG GAAGAAGAGGCTGGAAAACCGAAAGAGTGTGGTCTTCACTTCAGCACAAGCCACGACTGAGGCATAA
- the CA14 gene encoding carbonic anhydrase 14 isoform X2, whose translation MLFSALLLEVIWILAADGGQHWMYEGPHGQDHWPASYPECGNNAQSPIDIQTDSVTFDPDLPALQPHGYDQPGTEPLDLHNNGHTVQLSLPSTLYLGGLPRKYVAAQLHLHWGQKGSPGGSEHQINSEATVAELHIVHYDSDSYDSLSEAAEKPQGLAVLGILIEVGETKNIAYEHILSHLHEVRHKDQKTSVPPFNLRELLPPQLGQYFRYNGSLTTPPCYQSVLWTVFYRRSQISTEQLEKLQGTLFSTEEEPSKLLVQNYRALQPLNQRMVFASFIQGSSYTTGEMLSLGVGILVGCLCLLLAVYFIARKIRKKRLENRKSVVFTSAQATTEA comes from the exons GTCAACACTGGATGTATGAGG GCCCACATGGTCAGGACCATTGGCCAGCCTCTTACCCCGAGTGTGGAAACAATGCCCAGTCACCCATCGATATTCAGACAGACAGTGTGACATTTGACCCTGATTTGCCTGCTCTGCAGCCCCACGGATATGACCAGCCTGGCACCGAGCCTTTGGACCTGCACAACAATGGCCACACAG TGCAACTCTCTCTGCCTTCTACCCTGTATCTGGGTGGACTTCCCCGAAAATATGTAGCTGCCCAGCTCCACCTGCACTGGGGTCAGAAAGGATCCCCAGGGGGGTCAGAACACCAGATCAACAGTGAAGCCACAGTTGCAGAG CTCCACATTGTACATTATGACTCTGATTCCTATGACAGCTTGAGTGAGGCTGCTGAGAAGCCTCAGGGCCTGGCTGTCCTGGGCATCCTAATTGAG GTGGGTGAGACTAAGAATATAGCTTATGAACACATTCTGAGTCACTTGCATGAAGTCAGGCATAAAG ATCAGAAGACCTCAGTGCCTCCCTTCAACCTAAGAGAGCTGCTCCCCCCACAGCTGGGGCAGTACTTCCGCTACAATGGCTCGCTCACAACTCCCCCTTGCTACCAGAGTGTGCTCTGGACAGTTTTTTATAGAAGGTCCCAGATTTCAACGGAACAG CTGGAAAAGCTTCAGGGGACATTGTTCTCCACAGAAGAGGAGCCCTCTAAGCTTCTGGTACAGAACTACCGAGCCCTTCAGCCTCTCAATCAGCGCATGGTCTTTGCTTCTTTCATCCAAG GATCCTCGTATACCACAG GTGAAATGCTGAGTCTAGGTGTAGGAATCTTGGTTGGCTGTCTCTGCCTTCTCCTGGCTGTTTATTTCATTGCTAGAAAGATTCG GAAGAAGAGGCTGGAAAACCGAAAGAGTGTGGTCTTCACTTCAGCACAAGCCACGACTGAGGCATAA